The window GTGGTTGGTCCACACAAAAAGATGTGAAAATTTCATAGGGGAGAATGAATTTTAAGGGAGTAATTGTTAGAACAACAATCACTCATACACTAAAACACTCTCTCACCTATCAACTCACACACccatataatacaaaaaaaaaaccctagacccATTAATAGAAGAAGACTAGCTATCAACCATACCAAACACCACCTCTAGTAACTAGCCTAGGTGCACAAGCCCATCTCCACCAATTTTCCCCGCCACAACAAATCACCCATTAGCAGCAATAACATGGGTCCTTGTAGCATTAGCATCATCTCCTCGCCTCTACCATTTTTTTCAGACCAAAACCCAGTTGCCAACCCCAAAGAAATCCTCCTCTTTTTCTATTATGACCATCACCCACATAACAACATTAACCATCTAGGCATCCATCATCAACGTTCCCAACTTATCTCCTTCAGCCGCCATTCGACCACCATCATTAACCTAATGTCGGTTCCCCCACCAAAACCAATGAACCACCACCTCAACCGAGAGTCCAATCTCTCCTCCCCATAAGCATACCTAAAAACTGAACTATTGTCCTTTCCTCTCGCCAAAATAGTAGCATATCTCATCATAGTCCAACCTCTTCGATTAACCACCAGAAGTCCTCACATTAGTGACCACAACGTCAACCTCTCTCCACCTCAACATATCTACTAGCTCCTTTACAAAGTAAAAACAACAAACTCCTTTGCCAGATAACCCTTGCTCATCATCTTCTCCACCCTTTCATTATGGCAGTAGCACCGGTGactcacaaaaaaagaagagataaacatatttatttataagaataataaataaaccaattgtttatgtaattttaaaCTGTTGTAGGTGACAATGAGAGTCACCCGATCCACCCTATTTCTAGTTAACCACACATCGTCACTGTTTATATACCTCTAACAGTCTTTAGACTTGATTCTAGTAATTCTTGGACACATTAAACGTCTTGGAAGGTCGATctttaaacttaaattatttttggataaattgCTAATAATTGAAGGTTTTgggataaaatatttattatcgtGTATAAGTTTGGACCGtttgaatattatttgaattgaattgatgtgtgtttttaatttgataatttgtgTTGATTTATGCATTTATATTCGAGAATGTAATTACTAAAtgacatttatttttcaaaaatgaagAGAGACATAACTTTTTactcatttatatatttaaaataatgagTTATTTTGTACGTATTTTATATAGAGCGTTAAAAAATGACCTGCTACGTTACGATATTCATTTCATCGTGATATCAATTATGTTATCCTTCAAGATGGGGCAGACAAAATGGATTTGTGAGTGAAGAGTTAAAAGGAGCGGCCTGAGAGAGAACCTGTTTAACAGCAAGCCAAGTTTGAAACTACAAAAAGAGAGAACCTGGTCCCAAACGCATCCTAATCCGATACGACAGTGACGTTTTGCAAGCAAGTCACTCTCATGTGGAGCCTGCCCTCTCAAGATGGAGAAAAAACTTATTCCAGTGAGCGTTGACGAGAAATCAGAGCCGTAGACTTTAGTAGGAGCATCGTATCGTGTTTCCGTCGACGGAGGAAAACCTCTTAGACTTTTCCCACGCATGTGTTCCGGTGGCAGTTCTGTAAATGAATGGAGTCCACATTTCAACCATGAAACAAGagccaaaagcaaaacaaacttcGTGAATGAATATGTATCGTTCAGAGTGCAATTACTAACATCTGTCTTTGGACTAGAAATTCCAGAGTTTATCTGTTTCGTTTTTAACAAATTATCAAAATCTTaatagaaagttttttttatttattttgtagatTATATCAGTTTGGATGGCCTGAGAAGCTAAAATCTTAGTATTAGATTTTATCGGCAGCCCAACAGAgagtaaacaaataaaaaaaggcccttatcttttaaatttcttcGCCTAACATTACTTTTGGTTCACCTTCGTTTCAGCAGAAGAATAAGTACAAACTGATTTGGACATAAGAAAATTCATTGAACCTGGACGGGTTTTGGGTTTGTCTTGCTTTTTAGGTTGCAGACACAGTAGGTTTTAACTCCTTATTTAATTATAACGAACGTTTACGGATACCTGGAAAGATAAAGACCACCAAGTTTGGCGCACGTTATGGGAAGGTGCTTACTGTTTATAGGTATTCCTTACTTTATAAACTTGtaaatttttcttcttgtataGTATTACAtttgccttttcttctttttaattagttttatttgcaGAAAATGGTGAGGACTAGCTAGGGTGGTGcgtcttctttttttgacaaGGGATAGAAGATCTTTTCGAGTGTGAGAGGTTAATCTTATTGCTCCACTATCAACGGTTTTCATTTCAAGGTAAGTGAATGAGGAGGTGAGATACGATGGCTTTTTTCTTGAGCCCCTCCTTTATTCTATTCTAAAAAGAAATGCAATTTGGAAGATGCTCTCCTGtttcaaatcaaagaaaagataaaaggaCCTTCTGAATTCTGGGTTTTGCTTCTCATCCTCATATATAGTATAGTATAGAATTGTTTTTGTGCCTAAACATTGAAAGAAAACAGTAAAAGTCTGAAAGTTTTAGATTCTTATCCTGTTTGCTTGCTGTGACAATTCTATTTAACAATGTAGGATGAGTATAGTGATGTACTTTGATTTGGGTTTTGGATCAagattaattaactaattaaatcaaCGCTTTTGACGTGCTTTAGTAGATACAGTCAAGTAGGCTTGTAGGGTTTTCAGAAAGcccaaaaattgataaatattgaCCTTTATGATcacgtatatatatatagtacttcttaattaaatatagctctgttttatttttattttattttcttggctgGGGAGGGGCCTTAGCTTTTAACCTTGAATGCTGGTTGCTTTCATTAAATGCCCTTTCTTCCATAAAATAATCATGAATGTCGACGTTGAGACCAATGCCGCagataattttattagttgtttttctGGTCTATAAGAGCAATGGGAATCAATAACTTGGTcagaaaagaaagttaaaagttttaaaagaaaatgttctatttttctagttaataaTGACTGGTTGTGGTTGGAGAGGAGTTGCGTTTCTAGCCCTTCCACTTTTCTGATACCATATTCTTCAGCAACAAGACATTAAAGCTCTTTTCcctttaatttagtttatgaaCTTTTTTGATGGCTTAAGAggaactcaaaaaaaaaaaaaaaaaaaaaaacaagacattaAAGCTCTATCTATATATGCTATCTGTTTCTTAGCTGCTGCCAGCGATGCTCCTAGGACAGTTTTTGGTAATGCGTTTATACTCTTGTGTTTTGAAGTGtatttgatttgtaaaatgaTTAATTCGAtgctttttagttgtttttgaataattttattatgtctgcatcagaacataaaaaataataattaaaaagcatcgaattaatggttttttaatCCAAACAAAGCATTACCAAATACACAGTAAGTCAACACCTTTTCAAATTGCGTAGTTTTACTTCGAAAGCACCACAATTATGGAGGCGTTGAAGAGCTTCCTACATCTATCACCAAGTGTTGAATAATCCATGTCTAGGTcggtcataaataaaaaattactgtcCACTTTGCTGAGTATCATGTATGTGACATGGATGAGATCCAGATTCATACCTTATTGCTAATCATaattccctctctctctctctctcttaattaaGAAGGTTTGGCTAGtgatcctttttaaaaaaacttatataagcAGGTGCTTTTACGCTTCCATTCATGTTCAATAAGGCTTAGCATTCCCCTGCGCTGGATGTCCTAGCCTTCTCTCTCCCTGCTGACTTCCGTTGTCGTGGTTAGCTTCAACTTCTTGGCTATTGTCCACTGAATAAAGTTTCACTTTTGGTTTATGCTAAGCTTTTCTTTGGAAGACTATACTGAAAATGCATGATGTTCTGTTCGTAAATTTCAGAGTTTGCACTTGCACGGGCTTATTGTGCATGTTAATAGAACACATCAATGGAAAGACTGAAAAGCAACATTTATCTTGGCTTGATTCAGTAGTTCAAGCATTTGCTTCATATTCTTTCTGAAAAGTTAAGATCAGCATTGCCCTCTTTATGATGATAATTATCTTATAAACTGTCCTGCATTACAGGTAAGTTAACTGTCTATGTCTTCCGCTGTTCATTCAACTCAAGAGTACGATATGGATATAAGGAGCCTGTCATCCTCTCACCGTCATCCTCAAGACGCGCCTTATGTTCACAAGGTTGGACTTCCCCCTAAGCAAAACCTCTTCAAGGAGTTCAAAGCCACTGTGAAAGAGACATTCTTTGCAGATGATCCTCTACGTTCCTTCAAGGACCAACCAAGGTCTAAAAAGTTCATCCTAGGTCTCCAAGCTATCTTCCCTATTCTTGAATGGGGAAGAAGTTACAGTTTTGCAAAATTTAGAGGTGACCTCATTGCTGGGCTGACAATTGCTAGTCTTTGCATTCCCCAGGTAGATTATCTGCTTAAAAGATGTATAAGAAACAGAAATATTATGTGTTCACCACTTTGCACTGTTTCTAATAGTTTAcattttggaataaaaatagGATATTGGGTATGCAAAGCTTGCAAATTTGGATCCTCAGTATGGATTGTGTAAGTTTCCCTTATTCATGCACATCTTGCTGCCTTTGGCTCGTTCTTGAATTTGATGGAGTGGTTTCTGTTGTTTCtgtttgaaatatttttcagaCTCCAGCTTTGTTCCACCTTTGATATACGCCTTCATGGGTAGTTCAAGAGACATCGCAATAGGACCTGTGGCAGTGGTGTCTCTCTTGTTGGGGACTCTGCTTCAGAGTGAAATTGCTGATCCTGTAGCCAATGCAGCAGAATATCGGCGGCTGGCATTTACAGCTACATTTTTTGCCGGAATCACCCAAGTAACCCTTGGGTTTTTGAGGTAAATGTGAAAAGGAAATTAAACATGCAGTGTTTCTTTTTGTAGGTATTCATATTCATCATGTTCATATTTCAGTTTTTCTCTATATATCACTTCTTTCTGTTAACATCATACCGGTTTGGGCCAATTTATCAGGTTGGGGTTCCTAATCGACTTTCTATCCCATGCTGCTATTGTTGGTTTCATGGGTGGAGCTGCCATCACAATTGCCCTCCAACAGCTTAAGGGTTttcttggaataaaaaaatttactaagaACACTGATATTGTTTCTGTAATGCACTCAGTATTTGCCTCAGCTCATCATGGAGTAAGTTCTCTCTGCCTCGCTCTCTTTGACTTGTAGTTTTGGCATATTCTTACCATTAAAATGTGATAAACAAACTGTAATATCTGCGGTCACTGATTTGTGTACAACAAATATTTTGCAGTGGAACTGGCAAACTATTGTTATGGGTGTGAGCCTTTTATCTTTCCTCCTTTTTGCCAAGTACATTGTAAGTCTCATCAGAATCTAATTATACTAATGCTTACGTAATGTATTACCTTCTTGCAAAGTTTCTCTAAATCTCACCGTTATTTGAGCAACAGggaaagaagaacaagaaattaTTTTGGGTGCCAGCAATTGGCCCATTGATATCTGTTATTCTGTCAACTTTTTTTGTGTATATAACCCGTGCAGATAAGGACGGAGTTCAAATTGTAAgcatttcttgttcttttctttatatatattgtgattacttctattaataaaaaaatgaatctaaTTATGTTTGGAACATCAGAAGTAGTGATAGCTGCAATAGCTATGGAATTAATGTTAATGGTTCTGATTTCTGAAGGTGAAACACATAGAGAAAGGAATAAATCCGTCCTCTGTGAATCAAATATATTTCAGTGGTGACCATATGCTAAAAGGTGTTAGGATTGGTATTGTGGCTGCGATGATTGCTTTGACGGTGAGACAACTTTGCAAACCATTGTCTATTTGTCCTCTTAAACTCCTATGAATATTTGAGGGACGTTTTATTTGGTCACCAATCAGCTAACAGAGTTCTTGTTCCTTAATTTTATCTTGGAACGGGATTTTCAGGAAGCCATAGCAATTGGAAGAACATTTGCCGCCATGAAGGACTATCAGCTGGATGGAAATAAAGAAATGGTAGCACTAGGAACTATGAATATTGTTGGTTCAATGACTTCTTGCTATGTGGCAACAGGTGAGACGGATGCATGTATGAATATTAGCAGTATCTTACATTTTAATAATGATAACAAAGTGAGTCACCTGTTGTGGATGCTTAATCATATGTGGCAAAAATCAACTGTAGGAATTTCATCTTTCAGAGAAGCCATAAATCCATGAACTTAATGAAAAAGTAAACTAAACTTTCCAATCATACAGCTACTTACAGTCTTTGAAGCCTGAGTTAGAATAGATGCATAGAATATTGGCGCCCAAGCAAATGTTTCACTACTGGATGGTGTTTATCTTCCCTTGGGGCTGAGTTTTAAATTCTTAATAgtcatttgattattatttttttttcttgcttgaaGGTTCATTTTCTCGATCAGCTGTGAATTTCATGTCTGGCTGCCAAACTGCTGTCTCCAACATTGTTATGTCGATTGTTGTATTTTTGACCTTGCAATTTATCACACCTCTTTTCAAGTACACCCCAAATGCTGTACTCTCAGCCATCATTATATCAGCTGTGATCGGCCTAGTTGATTATGATGCAGCATATTTGATATGGAAGAttgataaatttgattttgttgcttGCATGGGAGCATTCTTTGGTGTTGTTTTTGTCTCTGTTGAGATTGGCCTCTTGATTGCGGTAAGAATCACGACACCCACTGGTTAGATCCCCTACATCACTACATATGATTGTCAGGATtgattaaattgtgttttaattGTGTCATGGAAGGTGTCGATATCCTTTTTCAAACTTCTCTTACAAGTTACCAGGCCCCGAACTgcaattctgggaaaattaccTAGGACAGCTG is drawn from Populus nigra chromosome 5, ddPopNigr1.1, whole genome shotgun sequence and contains these coding sequences:
- the LOC133693197 gene encoding sulfate transporter 1.3-like, whose protein sequence is MSSAVHSTQEYDMDIRSLSSSHRHPQDAPYVHKVGLPPKQNLFKEFKATVKETFFADDPLRSFKDQPRSKKFILGLQAIFPILEWGRSYSFAKFRGDLIAGLTIASLCIPQDIGYAKLANLDPQYGLYSSFVPPLIYAFMGSSRDIAIGPVAVVSLLLGTLLQSEIADPVANAAEYRRLAFTATFFAGITQVTLGFLRLGFLIDFLSHAAIVGFMGGAAITIALQQLKGFLGIKKFTKNTDIVSVMHSVFASAHHGWNWQTIVMGVSLLSFLLFAKYIGKKNKKLFWVPAIGPLISVILSTFFVYITRADKDGVQIVKHIEKGINPSSVNQIYFSGDHMLKGVRIGIVAAMIALTEAIAIGRTFAAMKDYQLDGNKEMVALGTMNIVGSMTSCYVATGSFSRSAVNFMSGCQTAVSNIVMSIVVFLTLQFITPLFKYTPNAVLSAIIISAVIGLVDYDAAYLIWKIDKFDFVACMGAFFGVVFVSVEIGLLIAVSISFFKLLLQVTRPRTAILGKLPRTAVYRNILQYPEATKVPGVLIVRVDSAIYFSNSNYIKERILRWLIDEEELVNKSSKPKIQFLIVEMSPVTDIDTSGIHALEELYRSLQKREIQLILANPGPVVIDKLHASDLAQLIGEDKIFLTVANAVAACSPKLMVEEV